The Kocuria sp. TGY1127_2 genome includes a window with the following:
- a CDS encoding MFS transporter, giving the protein MSYDTSAEVPAQTRKRKPVLPWALWDAGASSFHAVMTTFVFNVYLTSELFGTKTHTTQVLSAGLAIAGLVIALTAPVTGQRADRNGSRRRSLAVTTAGVALCVAACFFVRPDPSYLWLGVGLIALANVFSEIATVHYNALLPSVSTPETVGRVSGTGWSFGYFGGIIALVIVLFGFVSPGFPGLPHEDSLNLRAVALFSAIWLAALSLPILIRFPGVTAPESGFGSATGENFTGVRDSWVVSYRRLGRTLRRMYREEPVTLKFLIASAVFRDGLAGVFTYGGVLAAGTFGFSTSQVIVFAIAGNIVAGLGAVLGGRLDDSLGPKRVILASLIGLLIAAAPLLFFQAPGLFWVCGLALCAFVGPAQSASRTYLSRLTKPGDEGEYFGLYSTTGRAMSFLAPALFALFVGLLGAQVWGILGIMLVLAGGLVLAARLPAHPGCPGQKW; this is encoded by the coding sequence ATGAGCTATGACACCTCCGCGGAGGTCCCTGCCCAGACCAGGAAACGAAAGCCCGTGCTCCCCTGGGCACTCTGGGACGCGGGGGCCTCGAGCTTTCACGCCGTCATGACGACCTTCGTCTTCAACGTCTATCTGACGAGCGAGCTCTTCGGCACGAAAACGCACACGACGCAGGTTCTCTCCGCAGGCCTTGCGATCGCGGGTCTGGTCATCGCGCTGACAGCCCCTGTCACAGGACAGAGAGCCGATCGCAACGGATCACGTCGGCGGTCCCTCGCCGTGACCACGGCAGGTGTCGCTTTATGCGTCGCTGCGTGCTTCTTCGTTCGCCCCGATCCGTCCTATCTCTGGTTGGGAGTAGGGCTGATCGCGCTGGCCAATGTCTTCAGCGAAATCGCCACCGTGCACTACAACGCCCTTCTTCCCTCGGTATCGACGCCGGAAACCGTCGGTCGAGTCTCCGGAACAGGATGGTCCTTCGGATACTTCGGCGGAATCATCGCCTTGGTGATCGTTCTCTTCGGATTCGTATCACCGGGCTTTCCGGGTCTTCCTCATGAAGATTCATTGAATTTGCGAGCCGTGGCCCTTTTCTCCGCGATCTGGCTCGCCGCTCTGTCCCTGCCGATCCTGATTCGTTTCCCTGGAGTCACGGCCCCCGAAAGCGGATTCGGCTCGGCCACGGGCGAGAATTTCACCGGAGTCCGAGATTCTTGGGTCGTTTCATACCGCCGCCTCGGGCGCACTCTGCGCCGTATGTACCGAGAAGAACCCGTAACCCTCAAATTCCTCATCGCCTCGGCCGTCTTCCGGGATGGCCTGGCCGGGGTGTTCACTTACGGGGGTGTACTTGCCGCGGGGACCTTTGGCTTCTCGACGAGTCAAGTGATCGTCTTCGCCATCGCTGGCAACATCGTTGCTGGTCTCGGCGCAGTACTGGGTGGCCGTCTCGACGATTCCCTCGGACCGAAACGCGTGATCCTGGCGTCGCTCATTGGTTTGCTCATCGCGGCGGCTCCCCTTCTGTTCTTCCAGGCCCCCGGCTTGTTCTGGGTCTGCGGTCTGGCGCTCTGTGCTTTCGTCGGGCCAGCGCAGTCTGCCTCCCGTACTTACCTCTCCCGTCTCACGAAACCCGGCGACGAAGGGGAATACTTCGGCTTGTACTCCACGACAGGCCGGGCCATGAGTTTCCTCGCCCCCGCGCTTTTCGCACTGTTCGTCGGCCTCCTCGGGGCCCAGGTTTGGGGGATCCTAGGGATCATGCTGGTTCTTGCCGGGGGCTTGGTTCTTGCCGCGCGGCTTCCAGCTCATCCTGGATGTCCTGGACAAAAATGGTGA
- a CDS encoding Na+/H+ antiporter subunit A: MSFVILVHGLAALISPACFRRWGRTSFYGLAVVPAVSFIWLCTTAPGVFGGHDVTESFPWIPQLGISLTFRLDPLSWILSAMILGIGAPILFYCASYFKHTNQYSGAFGAQLVLFAGVMFGLVTADDMIVMFVFWEVTSILSYLLIGFAHVRFFARRAALQALIVTTAGGLAMFIGVIMLGIASDSYLLSDVVARAPQTINAPGGGVAVGAALVLILVGALSKSALFPLHFWLPGAMAAPTPVSAFLHAAAMVKAGIYLVARLAPGFADVAPWTGLVVVVGLFTMLFGGYQALKQFDLKLILAYGTVSQLGFIMTVVAIGSPGAIYTGLAMMVAHSLFKSVLFLATGIIDHQAGTREITRLSGIWRKAPGLFVMAILSAASMAGLPPLAGFVTKEGILELGVEGLSHGLGTLNTTESAVVLVCIALGSVLTLAYSARFIWGAFATKKAGDAHPDLIQGGSVHATDFHVIPFNFALAPGLITVLTVAFGLFPEPLHAMVYDYARSGGHLEQHLALWHGITPALGLSLVIIALGFGLFALRVPIQRFQLALPSLPTADTVYRAVIGAIDYLAVRITGYTQRGSLSFYLAVILVTAVVVPTIGLFIVETPPLNSFVWSDSPAQWAIATVMVGASLVAVRANKRFLAILMVSVTGYGLALIFALRGAPDLALTQLLVETISLIAFVLALRMLPSGMGQRKTTRKPIRIAIAAGFGLFMMALAAFSISSRTEAPISVDMPQLAYEIGHGKNVVNVTLVDMRAWDTYGEISVLALAATGVASLIFIAGRQDGGGNNPDLDTGRIKAVTKRYAGRTGLSPGVRVAGRFMNVKRDPFLVAGRTLAPENRSLMLEVITRLLFHTIMLTSVYLLLAGHNLPGGGFSGGLLAGLALGLRYLAGGRYELEEATPLNAGVLLGSGMIIAALYALLPLAWGGTVFTSYNVNLDLWLFGEVHFVTSTIFDVGVYLVVIGLVLDVLRSLGGRIDSVLEEEREKEREKARITGRKRRRIKVRRSGGPQTSVIPSGPVTATSEEEPVHESSSRGKAQTASESSTNSGEGAQ, encoded by the coding sequence GTGAGCTTCGTGATCCTGGTCCATGGCCTAGCGGCCCTCATCTCCCCGGCATGTTTCCGACGATGGGGCCGCACCAGTTTTTATGGCCTTGCGGTTGTCCCCGCAGTCTCCTTCATATGGCTCTGCACGACCGCCCCTGGTGTTTTCGGCGGGCACGACGTCACTGAGAGCTTTCCATGGATCCCGCAATTGGGGATCAGTCTTACTTTCCGGTTGGATCCATTGTCCTGGATTCTTTCCGCGATGATTCTCGGTATCGGTGCGCCGATCCTTTTCTACTGCGCGTCGTACTTCAAACACACCAACCAATATTCCGGGGCTTTCGGAGCCCAGCTGGTGTTATTCGCCGGCGTCATGTTCGGCCTGGTCACGGCGGACGACATGATCGTGATGTTCGTGTTCTGGGAAGTCACGAGCATCCTGTCGTATCTGTTGATCGGATTCGCTCACGTGCGGTTCTTCGCTCGCCGGGCGGCCCTCCAAGCCTTGATCGTCACAACGGCCGGTGGTCTGGCGATGTTCATCGGCGTCATCATGTTGGGCATCGCCAGCGATTCCTACCTCCTGTCCGACGTCGTCGCACGAGCTCCTCAGACCATCAACGCCCCGGGTGGCGGGGTCGCGGTTGGCGCAGCCCTCGTTTTGATCCTGGTCGGAGCGCTGTCGAAGTCGGCTTTGTTCCCCCTGCATTTCTGGCTGCCGGGTGCCATGGCCGCCCCAACGCCGGTCTCGGCTTTCCTCCACGCGGCCGCCATGGTCAAGGCCGGTATCTACCTCGTTGCCAGACTTGCGCCCGGGTTCGCCGATGTCGCTCCCTGGACCGGTCTGGTGGTTGTGGTCGGCCTGTTCACCATGCTGTTCGGCGGTTACCAAGCGCTGAAGCAATTCGATCTCAAACTGATCCTCGCGTACGGGACCGTGAGCCAGCTTGGCTTCATCATGACGGTCGTCGCCATCGGGAGTCCGGGCGCGATATATACCGGTTTGGCTATGATGGTCGCGCACTCGCTCTTCAAATCGGTTTTGTTCCTGGCCACGGGAATTATCGACCACCAGGCCGGTACCCGTGAGATCACCCGCCTTTCCGGTATCTGGAGGAAGGCTCCAGGGCTGTTCGTCATGGCCATCCTGTCCGCAGCGTCCATGGCGGGTCTGCCCCCACTGGCCGGCTTCGTGACGAAGGAAGGCATCCTCGAATTGGGCGTCGAGGGACTGAGCCACGGTCTGGGGACGCTGAATACCACGGAATCCGCGGTGGTCCTGGTCTGCATAGCGCTCGGCTCAGTGCTGACGCTGGCGTACAGTGCTCGGTTCATTTGGGGTGCATTCGCAACCAAAAAGGCCGGAGACGCCCATCCGGATCTGATCCAGGGAGGCTCGGTTCACGCGACCGACTTCCATGTGATCCCCTTCAACTTCGCACTGGCCCCCGGACTCATCACGGTTCTGACGGTCGCCTTCGGTCTCTTTCCGGAACCTCTGCACGCGATGGTCTACGACTACGCGAGATCGGGCGGCCATCTGGAACAGCACTTGGCGCTGTGGCACGGAATCACCCCGGCGCTCGGACTCTCCCTCGTCATTATTGCGTTGGGTTTTGGGCTCTTCGCCCTTCGCGTGCCCATCCAACGATTCCAACTCGCTTTGCCGAGCCTCCCGACCGCGGACACCGTGTACCGCGCTGTCATTGGGGCAATCGACTACCTGGCCGTCCGAATTACGGGGTACACGCAGCGGGGTTCTTTGAGCTTCTATCTTGCGGTCATCCTCGTGACGGCGGTCGTCGTGCCGACTATCGGTCTTTTCATCGTCGAGACTCCGCCGCTGAATTCCTTCGTTTGGTCGGACTCACCCGCGCAGTGGGCCATTGCGACTGTCATGGTGGGTGCATCGTTGGTCGCGGTTCGGGCCAACAAACGGTTCCTGGCCATCCTCATGGTCTCGGTCACCGGCTACGGCCTTGCCCTGATTTTCGCGCTTCGTGGAGCGCCTGACCTGGCGTTGACCCAGCTCCTGGTCGAAACCATTTCGCTGATCGCCTTTGTCCTGGCCTTGCGGATGCTGCCATCCGGTATGGGCCAGAGAAAGACGACCAGGAAGCCCATCCGCATCGCGATTGCGGCAGGTTTCGGCCTGTTCATGATGGCCTTGGCGGCTTTCTCGATTTCTTCGCGCACCGAGGCGCCGATTTCAGTGGATATGCCGCAACTGGCTTACGAAATCGGGCACGGCAAGAACGTCGTGAACGTGACGCTCGTCGACATGCGTGCTTGGGATACTTACGGAGAGATTTCGGTCCTCGCCCTTGCGGCCACGGGCGTGGCCAGTTTGATATTCATCGCCGGCCGCCAGGACGGCGGCGGCAACAATCCTGACCTCGACACGGGACGCATCAAAGCTGTGACCAAGCGGTACGCGGGGCGAACCGGGCTGAGCCCCGGGGTCCGTGTCGCCGGGCGCTTCATGAATGTGAAACGAGATCCCTTCCTCGTCGCGGGCCGGACCCTCGCGCCAGAAAACCGTTCGTTGATGCTCGAAGTCATCACCCGGTTGTTGTTCCACACGATCATGCTCACGTCCGTCTACCTGTTGCTTGCCGGTCACAATCTGCCCGGTGGGGGCTTCTCGGGCGGCCTGCTTGCCGGACTCGCACTGGGCCTTCGGTACCTCGCCGGCGGGCGCTATGAACTCGAAGAAGCGACGCCTCTCAACGCCGGTGTTCTGCTGGGCTCGGGAATGATCATCGCGGCCCTCTACGCGCTTCTTCCCCTGGCATGGGGCGGGACAGTTTTCACCTCGTACAACGTCAACCTCGACCTGTGGCTCTTCGGGGAGGTCCACTTCGTGACCTCCACGATCTTCGACGTCGGAGTGTACCTCGTCGTGATCGGTCTGGTGCTGGACGTGCTCCGGAGCCTCGGAGGCAGAATCGACTCCGTCCTCGAGGAAGAGCGCGAGAAAGAACGGGAAAAAGCCAGGATCACTGGCCGGAAGCGTCGCCGCATCAAGGTCCGGCGCTCGGGTGGACCGCAGACCTCCGTCATTCCTTCGGGACCGGTCACCGCCACAAGCGAAGAGGAGCCGGTGCACGAGTCTTCCTCACGAGGCAAGGCTCAAACGGCGTCCGAATCGTCGACTAATTCAGGGGAGGGAGCGCAATGA
- a CDS encoding Na(+)/H(+) antiporter subunit C produces MIDAALLLVMGVLYAVGVYLILEKSLTKVLLGLMLITNATNILILHTGGLSGLPAFFDPAVDGDEYFDPLPQALVLTAIVISFSVTALMLGMIYRSWVLSRRDDIQDDAEDRRVAAQPDYDPEDDDAAPIEPSEFEGSEEQREEAYRQRKHAERTKREGARSSSDDESPGFAGEHHPHLGRGDRDQGEWHA; encoded by the coding sequence ATGATCGATGCTGCACTGCTCTTGGTCATGGGCGTCCTCTACGCGGTGGGCGTTTACCTGATCCTCGAGAAATCGTTGACCAAGGTCCTCTTGGGTTTGATGCTCATTACCAACGCAACCAATATCCTGATCCTGCACACCGGTGGGTTGTCTGGGCTGCCAGCTTTCTTCGACCCGGCGGTCGACGGAGACGAATACTTCGATCCGTTGCCTCAGGCTTTGGTCCTGACAGCCATCGTGATTTCATTCTCGGTCACCGCGCTGATGCTTGGCATGATCTACCGCAGCTGGGTTCTCTCCCGCCGGGACGACATCCAGGACGACGCCGAGGACCGTCGCGTCGCCGCCCAGCCTGATTACGATCCGGAAGACGACGACGCCGCTCCCATCGAACCGTCTGAGTTCGAGGGCTCCGAGGAACAACGAGAGGAAGCCTATCGCCAGCGCAAACATGCCGAGCGAACCAAACGAGAGGGTGCCCGTTCGTCCTCGGACGACGAGTCGCCCGGCTTTGCCGGGGAGCATCACCCTCACCTCGGGCGTGGCGACCGTGACCAAGGGGAGTGGCACGCGTGA
- a CDS encoding Na+/H+ antiporter subunit D — translation MNAVDFAPAAVVFPLMAAGANFTLYRHPNAQRLLSIIAMLATLSLESVLLVSTWGTSPQSVTLGAWAAPFGIVMVVDQLSSLMLVVSTLVSFAVMIYATGQGLADGDSDAPISVFYPTYLVLLAGVSNAFLAGDLFNLYVGFEILLTASYVLLTMSGSAPRIRAGITYTVVSVISSMLFLISIGMIYAALGTVNMADIAAKAPDLPVGTQLQLHLMLLVAFGIKAAVFPLSLWLPDSYPTAPAPVTAVFAGLLTKVGVYAIIRTETLLFPGSRVDNLLALVAAATLIVGILGALTQSDIKRTLSFILISHIGYMIWGISLATPEGMMAVVFYIAHHIVIQTSLFMVVGLIERRGGSANTDRLAGLAKIAPVLGILYFIPAMNLGGIPPFSGFLGKVGLIDASVHAGTWQGYALAGVGVFVSLLTLLTLARIWNRVFWRKPEDAEFPDPILLAKDQDGNYGVRTSGELDVESRRYRGKDVTLLPRPMMASTIGLVAVGVAITVLAGPLFDLSHQAAGNLSDPQVYIDAVLGQDHGTSAEGGH, via the coding sequence GTGAACGCTGTTGACTTTGCCCCCGCCGCCGTTGTCTTTCCGCTCATGGCGGCCGGGGCCAACTTCACGCTGTACCGACACCCCAATGCGCAGCGTCTCTTGTCGATCATCGCAATGCTCGCGACGTTGAGCCTCGAATCGGTCTTGTTGGTTTCCACATGGGGAACGAGCCCACAATCCGTGACTCTGGGAGCCTGGGCCGCTCCATTCGGCATCGTGATGGTCGTGGACCAACTGTCCTCGCTGATGCTCGTGGTTTCCACGTTGGTTTCGTTCGCAGTGATGATTTACGCGACCGGTCAGGGCCTGGCGGACGGAGATTCCGACGCCCCGATCTCGGTTTTCTACCCGACCTACCTGGTCTTGCTGGCGGGCGTGTCGAATGCCTTCCTCGCAGGCGATCTTTTCAATCTGTACGTCGGGTTCGAAATCCTCCTGACCGCGAGTTACGTGCTGCTGACAATGTCCGGTTCGGCCCCCAGAATCAGGGCCGGCATCACGTACACGGTCGTTTCCGTGATCTCGTCGATGTTGTTCCTGATATCGATCGGAATGATCTACGCCGCACTCGGGACCGTGAACATGGCCGATATCGCGGCCAAGGCGCCTGACTTACCGGTCGGGACGCAGCTTCAACTTCACCTCATGCTCCTGGTTGCTTTCGGGATCAAGGCAGCGGTCTTCCCACTGTCCCTGTGGCTTCCGGACTCGTATCCGACCGCGCCCGCTCCGGTGACCGCGGTGTTCGCCGGGTTGCTGACCAAAGTTGGCGTCTACGCGATCATTCGCACCGAGACCCTGCTGTTCCCGGGAAGCCGGGTGGACAATTTGCTGGCCTTGGTCGCGGCGGCCACTCTCATCGTCGGAATCCTCGGTGCCCTGACGCAGAGTGACATCAAGAGAACTCTTTCCTTCATCCTGATCAGCCACATCGGCTACATGATTTGGGGCATCTCCTTGGCCACACCGGAAGGCATGATGGCCGTGGTCTTCTACATCGCGCACCACATTGTGATCCAAACCAGTCTTTTCATGGTGGTCGGCTTGATCGAACGTCGTGGTGGTTCCGCGAATACCGACCGTTTGGCCGGGTTGGCCAAGATTGCCCCGGTTCTAGGTATTCTGTATTTCATCCCGGCCATGAATCTCGGTGGTATTCCGCCGTTCTCGGGATTCCTCGGCAAGGTCGGACTGATTGACGCGAGCGTACATGCCGGTACATGGCAGGGCTATGCCTTGGCAGGAGTCGGCGTCTTCGTATCGCTGCTGACCTTGCTGACGTTGGCCCGAATCTGGAATCGCGTGTTCTGGCGGAAACCCGAGGACGCGGAGTTCCCGGATCCCATTCTGCTCGCCAAGGACCAGGACGGTAACTACGGGGTGAGGACCTCTGGTGAGCTCGACGTCGAGTCCCGTCGCTACCGCGGCAAGGACGTGACATTGCTGCCCCGTCCGATGATGGCCTCGACCATTGGCCTCGTGGCGGTCGGCGTCGCGATCACCGTTTTGGCCGGGCCGCTCTTCGACCTTTCTCATCAAGCCGCGGGAAACCTGAGCGACCCGCAGGTCTACATCGATGCGGTCTTGGGGCAGGACCACGGAACCTCTGCGGAAGGGGGCCACTGA
- a CDS encoding Na+/H+ antiporter subunit E produces MSPSAHRAPRVRPKNTLRTELPLIFWLVLVWGALWQDFSIGNLAFGLIMALVIVRVFYLPPVQLSGRFNVFWGAVLGTKFVWWIAKASFEILWFTVRPRGAPKSAVVSVRLRINSDLLITVVGHIVSLIPGSLVVEVDRRSATIYFHVIDINTEDEVRAFQESVRSIENLVIRVMGTKESHEALKSGSLEEVSQ; encoded by the coding sequence ATGAGTCCATCCGCTCACCGCGCGCCTCGCGTGCGTCCCAAGAACACACTGCGTACCGAGTTGCCCCTGATCTTCTGGTTGGTTTTGGTCTGGGGTGCTCTGTGGCAGGACTTCTCGATAGGAAACCTGGCTTTCGGGCTGATCATGGCTCTGGTGATCGTCCGGGTCTTTTACCTCCCTCCGGTCCAGCTATCGGGAAGATTCAACGTTTTCTGGGGCGCGGTCCTGGGCACAAAATTCGTGTGGTGGATCGCCAAGGCGAGTTTCGAGATCCTGTGGTTCACGGTGAGACCACGCGGCGCGCCGAAATCGGCGGTGGTATCCGTCCGGTTGCGTATCAACAGTGATCTTCTCATTACCGTCGTCGGACATATCGTTTCCCTCATTCCGGGGTCCCTGGTGGTTGAGGTCGATCGCCGGAGTGCCACGATCTACTTCCACGTGATCGATATCAACACGGAAGACGAAGTGCGCGCGTTCCAAGAGAGCGTGAGATCCATCGAGAACTTGGTCATCCGGGTGATGGGCACCAAGGAAAGTCACGAGGCCCTGAAATCCGGAAGCCTTGAGGAGGTGTCGCAATGA
- the mnhG gene encoding monovalent cation/H(+) antiporter subunit G — MDLVFDILTGICLILGCLMSLGAALGIVRFPDVLSRLHPGAKPQVFGLFLLLAGIGFAARSWALVPALVLAWTLQILAVPVSSHMVGRSGFRNRHFTASALTVNELADLVEQMNREEEEEEAPAEATDEPRDVDADAAGLGNDAQAKPESDLEAERD, encoded by the coding sequence ATGGACCTCGTATTCGACATCCTGACCGGGATCTGCCTGATCCTCGGTTGCCTCATGTCTCTCGGGGCCGCGCTCGGCATCGTCCGTTTTCCGGACGTTCTTTCAAGACTTCACCCAGGGGCCAAACCGCAGGTTTTCGGTTTGTTCTTGCTTTTGGCCGGGATCGGATTCGCGGCGCGTTCATGGGCTCTGGTTCCAGCGCTCGTATTGGCGTGGACCCTCCAAATCCTGGCGGTACCCGTCTCCTCGCACATGGTAGGACGTTCCGGGTTCCGCAATCGTCACTTCACGGCATCGGCTCTCACGGTCAACGAGCTTGCCGACCTCGTGGAGCAGATGAACCGTGAAGAGGAAGAAGAAGAGGCTCCTGCTGAAGCAACCGACGAGCCGCGCGACGTCGACGCCGACGCCGCCGGTCTCGGGAACGATGCGCAGGCCAAACCCGAAAGTGACCTGGAGGCAGAGCGGGACTGA
- a CDS encoding DUF4235 domain-containing protein, with protein MSNPVIKIGSTVASLAGVFAANKVMTLGWKKVTGNEPPSSNPDAEESIRDIVIWTAISGVVATLIKLSVTRLANKMEHKEEVETGGQAEV; from the coding sequence ATGAGCAATCCCGTTATCAAGATCGGTTCCACGGTTGCGTCCTTGGCCGGAGTATTCGCGGCCAATAAGGTCATGACGCTGGGCTGGAAGAAGGTTACCGGCAATGAACCGCCGTCGAGCAATCCGGACGCCGAGGAAAGCATCCGCGACATCGTCATTTGGACCGCGATCAGCGGTGTCGTCGCGACCCTCATCAAATTGAGCGTCACGCGGCTGGCCAACAAGATGGAGCACAAGGAAGAAGTCGAGACCGGCGGCCAGGCCGAGGTCTGA
- a CDS encoding ECF transporter S component, with protein MNTTSHHESGQTVQSLSETGSGKHPKRRKVSWRVIDIVIASVLAVVCGVIFWIWSNAVSPATQTATVGFPPLSGLIGGGWLIAGVVGGLVIRKPGAAIYCEILAAVIEALLGTHYSAGVLLSGLIQGIGAEIVFALFLYRRFGLAVAMFSGCVSGVFMGVSEVMMYYGFWEAKYQVVYIVCGTISGVVIAGLLGWALMRALISTGVLGSVAAGRDARRSRVRP; from the coding sequence ATGAACACCACATCCCATCACGAGTCCGGTCAAACGGTCCAGTCGTTGAGCGAGACCGGGAGCGGAAAACATCCGAAGCGCCGGAAAGTTTCGTGGCGCGTGATCGACATCGTGATCGCCTCGGTTCTTGCCGTTGTCTGCGGCGTGATCTTCTGGATCTGGTCTAATGCCGTTTCGCCGGCAACGCAGACCGCGACGGTTGGTTTCCCACCGTTGTCGGGCCTGATCGGTGGAGGCTGGCTCATCGCGGGAGTCGTCGGCGGCTTAGTAATTCGGAAACCCGGTGCCGCGATCTACTGTGAGATTCTCGCGGCCGTTATCGAAGCCCTACTGGGCACCCATTACAGCGCCGGCGTTTTGCTGTCAGGGTTGATTCAGGGCATCGGTGCCGAGATCGTCTTCGCTCTATTCCTGTACCGCAGGTTCGGGCTTGCAGTGGCCATGTTTTCCGGCTGCGTCTCCGGCGTATTCATGGGCGTCAGCGAGGTCATGATGTATTACGGCTTCTGGGAAGCAAAGTATCAGGTCGTCTACATCGTGTGCGGCACGATTTCCGGCGTCGTCATCGCGGGACTTCTGGGTTGGGCCTTGATGAGGGCATTGATCTCGACGGGCGTTCTCGGTTCCGTTGCCGCAGGTCGTGATGCTCGGCGCAGCAGGGTTCGCCCGTGA
- a CDS encoding ABC transporter ATP-binding protein, with translation MTVHGARVLAQNFGWHHAGREAPAFHGVNLDIRAGERVLLLGPSGAGKSTLLHALAGVLVDDDGDAVLGRATINGLGPEQSRGAVGLMQQDPESSIVLSRVGDDLAFGPENLGADPAVIVPRCERALRSVGLDLSWERPTSALSGGQKQRLGLAGVLAMEPQLILLDEPTANLDPDGVIEVRDAVLNAAEEYGSTLVVVEHRVSVWSEFVDRVIVLSPHGGISHDGPPRQVLDEARKELLQAGVWVPDYVPRLPSKGSGAVQGRGNGEALLEAHDLAVSRQAPARKWLRQRRRATARSAEGPVPAHREVTVAASDICVRIRRGEHLAVTGPNGCGKSTLALTLAGLLAPAAGYVAASDALRYAGARRELDRSGGPSWDPLLWSSSQLIARIGTVFQEPEHQFVKASVAEELALGARLARDAAPRGVFSGSDGEYPEDRAAELLERLGLSHVAEANPFTLSGGEKRRLSVGTALAARPHVLILDEPTFGQDAVTWASLVDLLREVLDAGTAVVSVTHDHAFIEALGGSEYRLNGLNVAGTRQHAVRTGDRAWTS, from the coding sequence GTGACGGTTCACGGGGCCCGGGTCCTGGCCCAGAACTTCGGTTGGCACCACGCTGGTCGAGAGGCACCCGCTTTCCACGGTGTAAATCTGGATATTCGGGCCGGTGAAAGGGTTTTGCTACTAGGCCCTTCAGGGGCAGGAAAATCGACATTGCTCCACGCGTTGGCGGGTGTGCTCGTGGACGATGACGGCGACGCCGTTCTGGGGCGGGCAACGATCAATGGCCTCGGGCCCGAACAATCGAGGGGCGCGGTCGGTCTGATGCAACAAGACCCAGAATCGTCGATCGTCCTGTCACGCGTAGGAGACGACCTCGCATTCGGCCCGGAGAATCTGGGAGCCGACCCCGCGGTTATCGTTCCGCGGTGCGAACGAGCTCTGCGTTCGGTCGGTTTGGATCTCTCGTGGGAGCGTCCCACGTCGGCGCTGTCCGGCGGCCAAAAACAACGGCTTGGATTGGCAGGGGTTCTGGCCATGGAACCCCAGCTGATCTTGTTGGACGAACCGACGGCCAACCTCGACCCAGATGGCGTCATCGAAGTTCGCGACGCCGTGTTGAACGCTGCGGAGGAATACGGTTCGACCCTGGTCGTAGTCGAGCACCGAGTCTCGGTCTGGTCCGAATTCGTCGATCGAGTGATCGTGCTCAGTCCGCACGGGGGAATCAGCCACGACGGACCTCCACGGCAGGTTCTGGATGAGGCGAGAAAGGAATTGCTCCAAGCAGGAGTATGGGTCCCGGATTACGTTCCCCGGCTTCCGAGCAAGGGGTCGGGGGCGGTTCAGGGACGGGGGAACGGCGAAGCGCTTCTCGAGGCGCACGACCTCGCGGTGTCTCGTCAAGCACCCGCGCGCAAGTGGCTCAGGCAAAGACGCCGCGCGACCGCTCGCTCGGCGGAAGGACCCGTCCCGGCACACCGGGAAGTGACCGTCGCGGCTTCGGATATTTGCGTCCGTATACGTCGAGGGGAGCATCTGGCGGTCACGGGACCAAATGGTTGCGGCAAATCCACCTTGGCTCTGACCCTGGCCGGCCTGCTCGCACCGGCCGCGGGTTATGTTGCGGCGTCCGATGCACTCCGATACGCAGGGGCGAGGCGAGAGCTTGACCGATCCGGCGGCCCCTCGTGGGATCCCCTGCTGTGGAGCTCGAGCCAGCTGATTGCGCGGATAGGAACTGTGTTTCAGGAACCGGAACACCAATTCGTCAAAGCATCGGTCGCCGAGGAGCTTGCCCTCGGCGCACGATTGGCCCGCGATGCGGCACCGCGCGGCGTCTTCTCCGGAAGCGACGGGGAATACCCCGAGGATCGGGCGGCTGAGCTGCTCGAACGTCTCGGCCTGAGCCACGTTGCGGAAGCGAACCCGTTTACTCTCTCCGGCGGGGAGAAAAGGCGACTCTCAGTCGGTACTGCGCTCGCGGCTCGTCCTCATGTTCTCATCCTGGACGAGCCGACTTTCGGGCAGGATGCGGTCACCTGGGCCAGCCTGGTCGATCTGCTGCGCGAGGTCCTGGACGCGGGTACGGCGGTCGTCTCGGTGACTCACGATCATGCCTTCATCGAAGCTCTCGGAGGCAGCGAGTACAGGTTGAACGGCCTCAACGTTGCCGGGACGCGGCAGCACGCGGTTCGAACAGGAGACCGGGCATGGACCTCTTGA